Proteins from one Thermobifida alba genomic window:
- a CDS encoding phosphotransferase family protein, which yields MSAADRKATGLDRGRVGAYLKERLAADTLEVTQLRRNVGGMSRETWFVEVSGTRGTTPFTDALTFRVDHPEGSVVPVDLEREYRVFAALTPTEVPVAEALWYETDESLIGRAPFYVRRTVPGSASAGKLFAPDNAEARRRIGRHLAERLAAVHTLDWRAAGLGEFMAVPERPEDCALLELAHYEQAYRAADPEPMPVVEALFSWLKRNVPTEVERVSLVWGDVGVGNFIYRGDRVVALTDWEQAHLGDPMKDWASALWRGADALLPREEMFEAYEKAGGPRIDEERIHYYSVFIDAEYVCTSFPLLSEFGPQGVRDATFARLGMGVPYMCMDHGLGAIGY from the coding sequence ATGAGCGCCGCGGACCGGAAGGCGACCGGCCTCGACCGCGGCCGCGTCGGCGCCTACCTGAAGGAGCGCCTGGCCGCCGACACCCTGGAGGTCACCCAGCTCAGGCGCAACGTCGGCGGCATGTCCCGGGAGACCTGGTTCGTCGAGGTCTCCGGCACGCGCGGCACCACCCCGTTCACCGACGCCCTGACCTTCCGGGTGGACCACCCGGAGGGCTCGGTGGTCCCGGTCGACCTGGAGCGGGAGTACCGCGTCTTCGCCGCGCTCACCCCCACCGAGGTGCCGGTCGCCGAGGCGCTGTGGTACGAGACGGACGAGTCCCTGATCGGGCGGGCCCCGTTCTACGTGCGCCGCACGGTGCCCGGCTCGGCGTCGGCGGGGAAGCTGTTCGCCCCCGACAACGCGGAGGCCCGCCGCCGCATCGGCCGCCACCTGGCCGAGCGGCTGGCCGCCGTGCACACCCTGGACTGGCGTGCCGCCGGCCTGGGCGAGTTCATGGCGGTCCCCGAGCGGCCCGAGGACTGCGCCCTGCTGGAACTGGCCCACTACGAGCAGGCCTACCGCGCCGCCGACCCCGAACCCATGCCCGTGGTGGAGGCGCTGTTCTCCTGGCTGAAGCGGAACGTGCCCACCGAGGTCGAACGGGTCAGCCTGGTCTGGGGCGACGTGGGCGTGGGCAACTTCATCTACCGGGGGGACCGGGTGGTGGCCCTCACCGACTGGGAGCAGGCCCACCTGGGCGACCCCATGAAGGACTGGGCCTCGGCCCTGTGGCGGGGCGCGGACGCCCTGCTGCCCCGGGAGGAGATGTTCGAGGCCTACGAGAAGGCGGGCGGGCCCCGCATCGACGAGGAGCGCATCCACTACTACTCGGTCTTCATCGACGCCGAGTACGTCTGCACGTCCTTCCCCCTGCTGAGCGAGTTCGGCCCGCAGGGGGTGCGCGACGCCACCTTCGCCCGCCTCGGCATGGGCGTGCCCTACATGTGCATGGACCACGGCCTCGGCGCCATCGGCTACTGA
- a CDS encoding FWWh domain-containing protein: MGQTTATERDGDRTERGEGTARRGGGRWAKTLSHFHPASTVTAEQADAYYLRVHTRFARHFLRGMDQVVSYHTNRAEAGYDLLGGWERPPSAFRYVVLRFRPGRGLEPTEELREAIVADHRLFLRELRSFQVDEEVLLDRLDGQTALEKYLFEFDRRDGTDPREAREHLAAGLAVLAEEASSAFGIRQVLVNHVLGEQETAPVDEPGQRPLPRMLPDTRRQAFLECYFDQREWAEDFFARPAVRAVLQDRFWAAANGHRVTEQCGLDRR, from the coding sequence ATGGGGCAGACGACAGCGACGGAGCGGGACGGCGACCGTACGGAGCGGGGGGAGGGGACCGCCCGGAGGGGAGGCGGCCGCTGGGCGAAGACCCTCTCCCACTTCCACCCCGCCTCCACCGTGACGGCGGAGCAGGCCGACGCCTACTACCTGCGGGTGCACACCCGCTTCGCCCGGCACTTCCTGCGCGGCATGGACCAGGTGGTCAGCTACCACACCAACCGGGCGGAGGCCGGGTACGACCTGCTCGGCGGCTGGGAGCGACCGCCGAGCGCCTTCCGCTACGTGGTGCTGCGCTTCCGGCCGGGCCGCGGCCTGGAGCCCACCGAGGAACTCCGCGAGGCCATCGTGGCCGACCACCGCCTCTTCCTGCGTGAACTGCGCTCCTTCCAGGTGGACGAGGAGGTCCTGCTGGACCGGCTGGACGGGCAGACCGCGCTGGAGAAGTACCTCTTCGAGTTCGACCGCCGCGACGGCACGGACCCGCGGGAGGCCCGCGAGCACCTGGCGGCCGGACTGGCCGTGCTGGCCGAGGAGGCCTCCTCCGCCTTCGGGATCCGCCAGGTCCTGGTCAACCACGTCCTGGGGGAGCAGGAGACGGCGCCGGTCGACGAACCCGGACAGCGGCCCCTGCCCCGGATGCTGCCCGACACCCGTCGTCAGGCGTTCCTGGAGTGCTACTTCGACCAGCGGGAGTGGGCCGAGGACTTCTTCGCCCGGCCCGCGGTGCGCGCCGTGCTGCAGGACCGCTTCTGGGCGGCGGCGAACGGCCACCGGGTCACCGAGCAGTGCGGCCTCGACCGCCGCTGA
- a CDS encoding LLM class flavin-dependent oxidoreductase, with product MLAGGGGITVADMAGLAARAEEAGCAGVYLAEAWRSGFVALAAMAGRTERISLGPYVLNAHARTPMIAGMSAVDLDELSGGRLVLGVGSGNRVTNESYQGVPVTRPLRKMREYVELLRLVTSARRGDRVDYAGEVHRMSGWRCQVDPVRDSVPIVLAATSPRMTRLAAAVADGIGLGSLQSAEYVARIAAECRAAAAREDFTVLMAALVAVDSDTERAREAARAAVVNLYAGKPHPHYDALLRSQGYEPVAEEVDGAVRRGDLAAARRAVTDEVVDRLTVAGTPHECARRLREYSDVDEILLVNVGGMRYEAGPAEHDARRALLASYEPLLELAAAV from the coding sequence ATGCTGGCCGGGGGCGGCGGGATCACCGTCGCCGACATGGCGGGCCTGGCCGCACGGGCGGAGGAGGCGGGCTGCGCCGGCGTCTACCTGGCCGAGGCCTGGCGCTCCGGGTTCGTCGCCCTGGCGGCGATGGCCGGACGCACCGAGCGGATCAGCCTGGGCCCCTACGTCCTCAACGCCCACGCGCGCACCCCGATGATCGCCGGGATGAGCGCGGTGGACCTCGACGAACTCTCCGGGGGCCGCCTGGTCCTCGGCGTGGGCAGCGGCAACCGGGTGACCAACGAGAGCTACCAGGGGGTGCCCGTCACCCGGCCGCTGCGCAAGATGCGGGAGTACGTCGAACTGCTGCGGCTGGTCACCTCGGCGAGGCGCGGCGACCGGGTGGACTACGCGGGCGAGGTCCACCGGATGTCGGGCTGGCGCTGCCAGGTCGACCCGGTCCGCGACTCCGTCCCCATCGTGCTCGCCGCCACCTCGCCCCGGATGACCCGGCTGGCTGCCGCCGTGGCCGACGGCATCGGACTGGGCAGCCTGCAGTCGGCCGAGTACGTGGCCCGGATCGCGGCCGAGTGCCGGGCGGCGGCGGCCCGGGAGGACTTCACCGTGCTCATGGCCGCCCTGGTCGCCGTGGACTCCGACACCGAGCGGGCCCGCGAGGCGGCGCGCGCGGCCGTGGTCAACCTCTACGCCGGCAAGCCCCACCCCCACTACGACGCCCTGCTGCGCAGCCAGGGGTACGAGCCCGTCGCCGAGGAGGTGGACGGCGCGGTCCGCCGGGGCGACCTGGCGGCCGCCCGGCGGGCGGTCACCGACGAGGTCGTCGACCGGCTGACGGTGGCGGGCACCCCGCACGAGTGCGCCCGGCGGCTCCGCGAGTACTCGGACGTGGACGAGATCCTGCTGGTCAACGTGGGCGGGATGCGCTACGAGGCGGGCCCGGCCGAGCACGATGCCCGCCGCGCTCTGCTGGCCTCCTATGAGCCGCTGCTGGAACTGGCGGCGGCGGTGTAG
- a CDS encoding DUF7064 domain-containing protein, with protein MGNAPILPRDEYMHEPTDHPQFNESAYYNFVDGGSGFAVLIRMGNRVNEGHAEVTVLIYLPGGKAAIRFDRAPIDSNDKFEAAGLKFEVVEPLKRMRVTFDGTAYLLDSGRDLENPKQAFTTSPVVPVSLELHYENVIPVYGLGEGSGIEGAEDSIAVGHYQGPCSVRGWVEVDGERREVSGQGFRDHSWGPRVWQGPQYWRWISCMVDDRNGFVAWTQKIGDTQSPGHGMVLRDGVMERVTRVEVKSEYGGAPYYATSMRVAMWTEAGERVDAAGKVFHLVPLRNRRDGEIARLAEYLVELDFQGMTGYGISEYHDRIIEDIPAGISEA; from the coding sequence ATGGGCAACGCACCGATCCTCCCCCGCGACGAGTACATGCACGAGCCGACCGACCACCCGCAGTTCAACGAGTCGGCCTACTACAACTTCGTGGACGGCGGCTCCGGCTTCGCCGTCCTCATCCGGATGGGCAACCGGGTCAACGAGGGCCACGCCGAGGTCACCGTCCTGATCTACCTGCCCGGCGGCAAAGCGGCCATCCGCTTCGACCGGGCGCCGATCGACAGCAACGACAAGTTCGAGGCCGCGGGCCTGAAGTTCGAGGTCGTCGAACCGCTGAAGCGGATGCGGGTCACCTTCGACGGCACCGCCTACCTGCTGGACTCGGGCCGGGACCTGGAGAACCCCAAGCAGGCCTTCACCACCAGCCCGGTCGTCCCGGTCTCGCTGGAACTGCACTACGAGAACGTCATCCCGGTCTACGGGCTCGGCGAGGGGTCCGGGATCGAGGGCGCCGAGGACAGCATCGCCGTGGGCCACTACCAGGGCCCCTGCTCCGTGCGCGGCTGGGTGGAGGTCGACGGCGAGCGGCGCGAGGTCAGCGGCCAGGGCTTCCGCGACCACTCCTGGGGACCGCGGGTGTGGCAGGGCCCGCAGTACTGGCGGTGGATCTCCTGCATGGTCGACGACCGCAACGGGTTCGTCGCCTGGACCCAGAAGATCGGCGACACCCAGTCGCCCGGCCACGGCATGGTGCTGCGCGACGGCGTGATGGAGCGGGTCACCAGGGTCGAGGTGAAGAGCGAGTACGGCGGTGCGCCCTACTACGCCACCTCGATGCGGGTCGCCATGTGGACCGAGGCGGGGGAGCGGGTGGACGCCGCCGGGAAGGTCTTCCACCTCGTCCCGCTGCGCAACCGCCGCGACGGCGAGATCGCCCGGCTGGCCGAGTACCTGGTGGAACTGGACTTCCAGGGGATGACCGGCTACGGCATCTCCGAGTACCACGACCGCATCATCGAGGACATCCCGGCGGGGATCTCCGAGGCATGA
- a CDS encoding quinone oxidoreductase family protein, whose translation MSGRVMKGLRFARHGGPEVLSWDEVPVPEPGPGEVLVRVSAFAVNWADLLERSGRYPGAPAPPYVTGHDLTGVVAALGPGVAEPAVGTRVFGVIPRGGAAAEYVAAPADQLYPVPEALSDVQAAGAAGPYLTADAAIVTMGRLARGEDVLVHAAAGAYGSACVQLCRAYGAGRIIATAGSDAKVERVRSWGADVVVNYTTTDFAEVVREVTGGRGVPLVLESVGGDVLGRSLDCLSPGGRLVSVGASSGRSSGRFRLHTLFELGVSVSGFTLGVWLERHPELVRPSVERVLRLFADRKAVPVVGRVFPAAEAAAAHEFLADRRSIGRTVVTMTPVP comes from the coding sequence ATGAGCGGCCGCGTCATGAAGGGACTGCGTTTCGCCCGGCACGGCGGACCCGAGGTGCTGAGCTGGGACGAGGTCCCCGTACCGGAGCCCGGGCCGGGCGAGGTGCTGGTCCGGGTCAGCGCCTTCGCCGTCAACTGGGCCGACCTGCTGGAGCGCTCCGGGCGCTACCCGGGCGCTCCGGCCCCGCCCTACGTCACCGGCCACGACCTCACCGGGGTGGTGGCGGCGCTGGGGCCGGGTGTGGCGGAACCGGCGGTCGGCACCCGCGTGTTCGGGGTGATCCCCCGGGGCGGCGCCGCGGCCGAGTACGTCGCCGCCCCCGCCGACCAGCTCTACCCGGTCCCCGAGGCACTCAGCGACGTCCAGGCCGCGGGCGCCGCGGGCCCCTACCTCACCGCGGACGCGGCGATCGTCACCATGGGGCGCCTGGCCCGAGGCGAGGACGTGCTGGTCCACGCCGCCGCCGGGGCCTACGGGTCGGCCTGCGTGCAGCTGTGCCGCGCCTACGGGGCGGGCCGGATCATCGCCACCGCGGGCTCCGACGCCAAGGTCGAGCGGGTCCGCTCCTGGGGGGCGGACGTGGTGGTCAACTACACCACCACCGACTTCGCGGAGGTGGTCCGCGAGGTCACCGGAGGCCGGGGCGTGCCGCTGGTGCTGGAGTCGGTGGGCGGCGACGTCCTGGGGCGCAGCCTGGACTGCCTCAGTCCCGGGGGGCGCCTGGTGAGTGTGGGGGCCAGCAGCGGCCGCAGCAGTGGCCGGTTCCGCCTGCACACCCTGTTCGAACTGGGCGTCTCGGTGTCCGGATTCACCCTCGGGGTGTGGCTGGAGCGCCACCCCGAGCTGGTCCGCCCCTCCGTCGAGCGGGTCCTGCGGCTGTTCGCCGACCGGAAGGCGGTCCCCGTGGTCGGCCGGGTCTTCCCCGCCGCCGAGGCGGCCGCCGCGCACGAGTTCCTCGCCGACCGGCGGTCGATCGGCCGCACGGTCGTCACCATGACCCCCGTCCCCTGA
- a CDS encoding acetyl-CoA C-acetyltransferase → MAEAYIVSAVRTPVGRRKGGLSQVHPADLAGHVIKAAVERAGVDPGEVDDVILGCVDQLGAQSTNIARTAWLAAGLPEHVPGTTVDRQCGSSQQAVHFAAQAVMAGVQDLVVAGGVEVMSLVPISSPAIVGAQQGMGAPYGSPGWTARYGDQEVSQFRGAELIAEKWGISRRDMEEYALSSHQRAIAAQESGAFDEEIVPYGAVTADEGPRPDTSLEKMAGLKTLSEGGRLTAAVSSQVSDGAAALLIASEAAVRRRGLTPLARVHTMTVTGADPILMLSAPIPATRQALKRAGLGIDDIDHYEINEAFASVVLAWLKELGVDPGRTNPLGGAIALGHPLGATGAKLMATLVHGLRRTGGRYGLQTMCEGGGMANATVVEAL, encoded by the coding sequence ATGGCAGAGGCATACATCGTCAGCGCTGTCCGCACCCCCGTGGGGCGCCGGAAGGGCGGTCTGAGCCAGGTCCACCCGGCCGACCTCGCCGGGCACGTCATCAAGGCCGCGGTCGAGCGCGCCGGCGTCGACCCCGGCGAGGTCGACGACGTCATCCTCGGCTGCGTCGACCAACTCGGCGCGCAGTCGACCAACATCGCCCGCACCGCCTGGCTGGCCGCGGGCCTGCCCGAACACGTTCCGGGCACCACCGTCGACCGCCAGTGCGGCTCCTCCCAGCAGGCCGTCCACTTCGCGGCCCAGGCCGTGATGGCGGGAGTCCAGGACCTGGTCGTGGCCGGAGGCGTGGAGGTGATGAGCCTGGTCCCCATCTCCAGCCCCGCGATCGTCGGCGCGCAGCAGGGCATGGGCGCCCCCTACGGCAGCCCCGGCTGGACCGCCCGCTACGGCGACCAGGAGGTCTCCCAGTTCCGCGGCGCCGAGCTGATCGCCGAGAAGTGGGGCATCAGCCGCCGGGACATGGAGGAGTACGCGCTGAGCAGCCACCAGCGGGCGATCGCCGCCCAGGAGTCGGGGGCCTTCGACGAGGAGATCGTGCCCTACGGCGCGGTCACCGCGGACGAGGGGCCGCGTCCCGACACCTCCCTGGAGAAGATGGCCGGGCTGAAGACCCTGTCCGAGGGCGGTCGGCTCACCGCCGCGGTGTCCAGCCAGGTCTCCGACGGAGCCGCGGCCCTGCTCATCGCCTCCGAAGCCGCGGTGCGCCGCCGCGGACTGACCCCGCTGGCCCGGGTGCACACCATGACCGTCACCGGAGCCGACCCGATCCTGATGCTGAGCGCCCCCATCCCGGCGACCCGGCAGGCGCTGAAGAGGGCCGGGCTGGGCATCGACGACATCGACCACTACGAGATCAACGAGGCGTTCGCGTCCGTGGTCCTGGCCTGGTTGAAGGAGCTGGGCGTCGACCCCGGGCGGACCAACCCCCTGGGCGGGGCCATCGCCCTGGGCCACCCGCTGGGGGCGACCGGCGCGAAGCTGATGGCGACCCTGGTGCACGGTCTGCGCCGCACCGGGGGCCGTTACGGCCTGCAGACGATGTGCGAGGGCGGGGGGATGGCCAACGCCACCGTCGTCGAGGCGCTCTGA
- a CDS encoding enoyl-CoA hydratase/isomerase family protein has product MERVDKETLYVEKYPADRYAVITLHRPDVLNAGSPTLFGELAETVSSFEDDDQVRAVVLTGGAGRAFSAGADLGGMTFDSMGNCRKFIRLAHAPFEAVERLSKVVIAAVNGYAFGFGTEIALACDLVLASEKARFGLREMNHGLVPAVTITRGIDMIGRRRIAWMAYTSDDLSAQEAQEFGFVNKVVPHDSLVQEYTDLAIRMAKRAPLAVAATKWTLNKAAGGHYREGENLMPAIFASADVAEGRKAFEERREPVFRGE; this is encoded by the coding sequence ATGGAACGCGTGGACAAGGAGACCCTCTACGTCGAGAAGTACCCGGCGGACCGGTACGCGGTGATCACCCTGCACCGGCCCGACGTCCTCAACGCCGGCAGTCCGACGCTCTTCGGCGAGCTGGCCGAGACCGTCAGCTCCTTCGAGGACGACGACCAGGTCCGCGCCGTCGTCCTCACCGGGGGCGCCGGCAGGGCCTTCTCCGCCGGCGCCGACCTCGGCGGCATGACCTTCGACAGCATGGGCAACTGCCGCAAGTTCATCCGGCTGGCCCACGCCCCCTTCGAGGCCGTCGAACGGCTGAGCAAGGTGGTCATCGCCGCGGTCAACGGTTACGCCTTCGGCTTCGGCACCGAGATCGCGCTCGCCTGCGACCTGGTCCTGGCCTCCGAGAAGGCGCGCTTCGGGCTGCGCGAGATGAACCACGGGCTCGTCCCCGCGGTCACCATCACCCGCGGCATCGACATGATCGGGCGGCGCAGGATCGCCTGGATGGCCTACACCTCCGACGACCTCTCCGCCCAGGAGGCCCAGGAGTTCGGGTTCGTCAACAAGGTCGTCCCGCACGACTCCCTGGTGCAGGAGTACACCGACCTGGCGATCCGGATGGCCAAGCGCGCCCCGCTCGCCGTCGCCGCCACCAAGTGGACCCTCAACAAGGCCGCGGGCGGCCACTACCGCGAGGGCGAGAACCTCATGCCCGCGATCTTCGCCTCGGCCGACGTCGCCGAGGGACGCAAGGCGTTCGAGGAGCGCCGCGAGCCCGTCTTCCGCGGTGAGTGA
- a CDS encoding SDR family NAD(P)-dependent oxidoreductase: protein MSVLDQFRLDGRVAVVTGASSGLGVGFAEALADAGADVVLAARRIDRLEEVRDKITAMGRRCIAVRTDVSRLEDCEALIATAVEQLGDVHVLVNNAGVGHAAPAHREDPEDFNRVLGINLVGAYYMAQAFGRACIRAKHGGSIVNVSSVLGISGSDIPQVAYSSSKAGMNGMTRDLAMQWSARYGIRVNALAPSFFSSELTDPLLESEVGTKKVLARTPMGRIGETRELYGALLLLASDAGSYITGITLPVDGGWSLH from the coding sequence ATGAGCGTGCTGGATCAGTTCAGACTCGACGGCAGGGTCGCCGTCGTCACGGGAGCCTCCTCCGGACTGGGGGTCGGCTTCGCCGAGGCGCTGGCCGACGCGGGCGCCGACGTGGTCCTGGCGGCGCGTCGCATCGACCGCCTTGAGGAGGTCAGGGACAAGATCACCGCGATGGGGCGGCGCTGCATCGCGGTGCGGACCGACGTGTCCAGGCTGGAGGACTGCGAGGCCCTGATCGCCACCGCGGTCGAGCAGCTCGGCGACGTCCACGTCCTGGTGAACAACGCGGGGGTCGGCCACGCCGCCCCGGCGCACAGGGAGGACCCCGAGGACTTCAACCGGGTCCTGGGGATCAACCTGGTCGGCGCCTACTACATGGCGCAGGCCTTCGGACGCGCCTGCATCAGGGCCAAGCACGGCGGCTCGATCGTCAACGTCTCCTCGGTGCTGGGCATCAGCGGCAGCGACATCCCCCAGGTGGCCTACTCCTCCTCCAAGGCCGGGATGAACGGCATGACCCGGGACCTGGCCATGCAGTGGTCGGCCCGGTACGGCATCCGGGTCAACGCCCTGGCGCCCAGTTTCTTCTCCTCCGAGCTGACCGACCCCCTGCTGGAGTCGGAGGTGGGGACGAAGAAGGTCCTGGCCCGCACCCCGATGGGACGCATCGGCGAGACCCGGGAGCTGTACGGGGCGCTGCTGCTGCTGGCCTCCGACGCCGGCTCCTACATCACCGGCATCACCCTGCCGGTCGACGGCGGCTGGAGCCTGCACTGA
- a CDS encoding ABC transporter substrate-binding protein, with product MRTPRHSRAAAASAVLLAITLGATACGTQEAADSSGTETVRVMMFPGQSYRLPVVLAAQEGMFEERGIELEFTEQPANLQGMQGLQATDSDIGIVTVGTLGQGFQAGDPGVFFCGGISVLQTMLVAPADSDLPSTEDGAPWQEVLQALEGKKIGIQTPVGSGLQLILAAALAEAGVEEVTYVNLGGGSAAAIAAIDNGSVDVAQFTPPGTQHVLDAGSGKPLLYMSEGPTTYRDYYGSGWVAPPEFVEERPETAAAFCDVIDEALEFIRDPANRETALDTLVEDTGITRSVAELVLDQAYDDFSTELDRERLQTTFDAYVDLGIFEPEPEPSYEVLVDDPRQG from the coding sequence ATGCGCACACCCAGACACTCCCGCGCCGCAGCCGCCTCGGCCGTCCTGCTGGCGATCACCCTGGGCGCCACGGCCTGCGGCACCCAGGAAGCGGCGGACTCCTCGGGGACCGAGACCGTCCGCGTGATGATGTTCCCGGGGCAGTCCTACCGGCTGCCCGTCGTGCTCGCCGCGCAGGAGGGCATGTTCGAGGAGCGGGGCATCGAACTGGAGTTCACCGAGCAGCCCGCCAACCTGCAGGGCATGCAGGGGCTGCAGGCCACCGACTCCGACATCGGCATCGTGACCGTGGGCACCCTCGGCCAGGGCTTCCAGGCGGGCGACCCCGGCGTCTTCTTCTGCGGTGGCATCAGCGTGCTGCAGACCATGCTGGTGGCCCCCGCCGACAGCGACCTGCCCTCCACTGAGGACGGCGCCCCCTGGCAGGAGGTGCTGCAGGCCCTGGAGGGCAAGAAGATCGGCATCCAGACCCCGGTCGGCTCCGGCCTGCAGCTGATCCTCGCCGCCGCGCTGGCCGAGGCCGGGGTGGAGGAGGTCACCTACGTCAACCTGGGCGGGGGAAGCGCGGCGGCCATCGCGGCGATCGACAACGGCAGCGTCGACGTCGCCCAGTTCACGCCGCCGGGCACCCAGCACGTCCTGGACGCCGGCTCCGGCAAGCCGCTGCTCTACATGTCGGAGGGCCCCACCACCTACCGGGACTACTACGGCAGCGGCTGGGTGGCCCCGCCCGAGTTCGTCGAGGAGCGTCCCGAGACCGCCGCGGCGTTCTGCGACGTCATCGACGAGGCCCTGGAGTTCATCCGCGACCCCGCCAACCGGGAGACAGCCCTGGACACGCTGGTGGAGGACACCGGAATCACCCGGTCCGTCGCCGAACTGGTGCTCGACCAGGCCTACGACGACTTCTCCACCGAACTGGACCGGGAACGGCTCCAGACCACCTTCGACGCCTACGTCGACCTGGGCATCTTCGAACCCGAGCCCGAACCGTCCTACGAGGTCCTGGTCGACGACCCCCGCCAGGGGTGA
- a CDS encoding nuclear transport factor 2 family protein — protein METLSVQDRLDIADVLARYCVALDSRDWELLEQVFTPDATARYGRAGQPQGLPAIVAVVRSSLEPLDASQHFIGTSLVEPDGADGARGRTYLIAQHVRGGLPDGSQFVVAGTYVDRFVRTPDGWRIRERRLVETWTRGNPAVLSRPSP, from the coding sequence ATGGAGACCCTGTCCGTCCAGGACCGCCTGGACATCGCGGACGTACTGGCCCGCTACTGCGTCGCCCTGGACAGCCGCGACTGGGAACTGCTCGAACAGGTCTTCACCCCCGACGCCACAGCCCGCTACGGCAGAGCCGGGCAACCGCAGGGCCTTCCCGCCATCGTCGCGGTGGTGCGCTCCTCCCTGGAGCCGCTGGACGCCAGCCAGCACTTCATCGGCACCTCACTGGTGGAGCCCGACGGCGCCGACGGCGCCCGGGGCCGCACCTACCTGATCGCCCAGCACGTCCGCGGCGGACTGCCCGACGGCAGCCAGTTCGTCGTCGCCGGCACCTACGTCGACCGCTTCGTCCGCACCCCCGACGGATGGCGCATCCGCGAGCGCCGCCTGGTCGAGACCTGGACACGGGGCAACCCCGCGGTGCTGTCCCGCCCGTCCCCCTGA
- a CDS encoding ABC transporter substrate-binding protein yields MHQPRHFRVRAASAAVLTLCLAATACGGQEADRSADAGTEHVRVMMFPSQAYRLPVVIAAQEGMFEERGIELEIVEQPTNLQGMQGLEATESDVGQVSVTTLVQGWQAGNEGVFFCGGIDVIQTTLMAAPDSDLPSIEDGATWQEVLQALEGKKIGIQTPVGSGVQLLFAEALAEAGVEDVTYVNVGAGSTTALAALENNSVDVIQINPTGTQYALDAGSGKPLVYLPDGPRAYRDLYGSGWVAPTEFVEERPETAAAFCDAVDEALGFIRDGANTQTTVSALAADTGVSPQVAELVLEQVYDDFSTELDEETLTRTFDTYVELGIAEADPRPTFDSLVVVPQG; encoded by the coding sequence ATGCACCAGCCCAGACACTTCCGAGTCCGCGCCGCATCGGCCGCCGTGCTGACGCTCTGCCTGGCCGCCACCGCCTGCGGCGGCCAGGAGGCGGACCGCTCGGCCGACGCCGGGACCGAGCACGTCCGCGTGATGATGTTCCCCTCCCAGGCCTACCGGCTGCCGGTGGTCATCGCCGCGCAGGAGGGCATGTTCGAGGAGCGGGGCATCGAACTGGAGATCGTCGAGCAGCCGACCAACCTGCAGGGCATGCAGGGCCTGGAGGCCACCGAGTCCGACGTCGGCCAGGTCAGCGTCACCACCCTGGTCCAGGGCTGGCAGGCCGGCAACGAGGGCGTCTTCTTCTGCGGCGGCATCGACGTCATCCAGACCACGCTGATGGCCGCCCCCGACAGCGACCTGCCCTCCATCGAGGACGGCGCCACCTGGCAGGAGGTGCTCCAGGCCCTGGAGGGCAAGAAGATCGGCATCCAGACCCCCGTGGGCTCGGGGGTGCAGCTGCTCTTCGCCGAGGCGCTGGCCGAGGCCGGAGTGGAGGACGTCACCTACGTCAACGTCGGCGCGGGCAGCACCACCGCGCTGGCCGCACTGGAGAACAACAGCGTCGACGTCATCCAGATCAACCCGACGGGCACCCAGTACGCCCTGGACGCCGGCTCCGGCAAGCCGCTGGTGTACCTGCCGGACGGCCCCCGGGCCTACCGGGACCTCTACGGCAGCGGCTGGGTGGCGCCCACCGAGTTCGTCGAGGAGCGTCCCGAGACCGCCGCGGCGTTCTGCGACGCCGTGGACGAGGCCCTCGGGTTCATCCGCGACGGAGCCAACACGCAGACCACCGTCTCGGCGCTGGCCGCCGACACCGGGGTCAGCCCCCAGGTCGCCGAACTCGTCCTGGAGCAGGTCTACGACGACTTCTCCACCGAACTCGACGAGGAGACGCTGACCCGGACCTTCGACACCTACGTCGAACTGGGAATCGCCGAGGCCGACCCCAGGCCCACCTTCGACTCCCTGGTGGTCGTCCCGCAGGGCTGA